From a region of the Spelaeicoccus albus genome:
- the glgC gene encoding glucose-1-phosphate adenylyltransferase codes for MAAPKVLAIVLAGGEGKRLMPLTLDRAKPAVPFGGSYRLIDFALSNLVNAGYLKICVLTQYKSDSLDRHISLTWRMSTMLGNYVATVPAQQRLGKQWYLGSADALLQSMNLMNDEKPDIIVVFGADHVYRMDARAMVEAHIESGAGVSVAGIRVPRREAHQFGVIKAADDGVRIERFLEKPADPPGLADSPDESYASMGNYVFSADTLFDALRADADNPESRHDVGGDVIPMLVDRGEAGVYDFKRNIVPGALERDANYWRDVGTIGSYHEANLDLVSVEPTFNLYNNEWPIFTSHPQLPGAKFVQNARVEDAIVCSGSIVSGASVHSSVLGTNVQVETGADIARSVVMENVSIGRGARINNAILDKNVVVPPGFEIGIDADADRKSGFHVTDDGITVLGKGQQIEPR; via the coding sequence ATGGCTGCTCCCAAGGTTCTCGCGATTGTCCTGGCAGGTGGCGAAGGTAAGCGGCTGATGCCGCTCACACTCGACCGGGCGAAACCGGCCGTGCCGTTCGGCGGTAGCTACCGGCTCATCGACTTCGCGTTGTCGAATTTGGTGAACGCGGGTTATTTGAAGATCTGCGTGCTCACCCAGTACAAGTCCGATTCATTGGACCGGCACATTTCGCTGACGTGGCGGATGTCGACGATGCTCGGCAACTACGTGGCGACGGTCCCGGCTCAACAGCGGTTGGGCAAGCAATGGTATTTGGGCAGCGCGGACGCGCTCTTGCAATCGATGAACCTGATGAACGACGAGAAGCCGGACATCATCGTCGTGTTCGGCGCCGATCACGTGTATCGGATGGACGCACGGGCCATGGTCGAAGCGCATATCGAGTCGGGAGCGGGCGTGTCGGTGGCGGGCATCCGCGTACCGCGCCGCGAGGCACACCAGTTCGGCGTGATCAAGGCCGCGGACGACGGCGTCCGGATCGAACGCTTTCTGGAAAAGCCGGCCGATCCGCCGGGACTTGCCGACAGTCCCGACGAGTCGTACGCGTCGATGGGCAATTATGTCTTCTCGGCCGACACGCTCTTCGATGCGCTCCGTGCCGATGCCGACAATCCGGAATCGCGGCACGATGTCGGCGGCGATGTCATTCCAATGCTTGTCGACCGCGGCGAGGCGGGCGTTTACGACTTCAAACGCAACATCGTACCCGGCGCCCTCGAACGCGACGCGAACTATTGGCGCGACGTCGGCACCATCGGGTCGTACCACGAGGCCAACCTCGACCTGGTGTCGGTCGAGCCCACGTTCAACCTTTACAACAACGAATGGCCGATCTTCACGTCGCATCCGCAGCTGCCGGGGGCGAAATTCGTGCAAAACGCACGCGTGGAAGATGCGATAGTGTGCTCGGGATCGATAGTGTCGGGCGCGTCGGTGCATTCCTCCGTTCTCGGCACGAACGTGCAGGTCGAGACCGGCGCCGATATTGCTCGCAGCGTGGTCATGGAGAACGTCAGCATCGGCCGCGGCGCTCGGATCAACAACGCCATCCTGGACAAGAACGTGGTGGTACCACCGGGATTCGAGATCGGCATCGATGCCGACGCCGATCGCAAATCCGGATTCCACGTCACCGACGACGGCATCACCGTTTTGGGCAAGGGTCAGCAAATCGAGCCGCGTTAA